The Anabaena sp. WA102 genome contains a region encoding:
- a CDS encoding IS4 family transposase codes for MVLFFNLFLTFNTSALPLYWETLNHVGNSNLQTQKRLIKTAIKLLKKCRIVVLADREFHSPKLAKWLDEQGVYFALRQKKNLYFQEKPEQEYQVLKNQGFKPGMSRFYEKVKCGKGDELGLFNIAVYWKRKYRNSGPKEPWYILTNLPTLQQTLCLYRCRWGIEQFFKDCKTGGYNLEDTKVNETRFLALVLLIVIAYSLATMHGQRMKKLGIETYAGRIQQHQDKYPRQSDFSFALYGQLWIYGMELWADLALNLINLKPHKRLFFQRGFQALSLMKQAL; via the coding sequence TTGGGAAACATTAAATCATGTCGGAAATAGTAATTTACAAACACAGAAAAGATTAATAAAGACAGCAATAAAGTTGTTAAAAAAATGTCGAATTGTGGTGTTAGCAGACAGAGAATTTCATAGTCCAAAACTGGCTAAATGGCTTGATGAGCAAGGAGTTTACTTCGCTTTACGCCAGAAGAAAAACCTTTATTTTCAAGAAAAACCTGAACAAGAATATCAAGTTCTTAAAAATCAAGGATTTAAGCCAGGAATGTCGAGATTTTATGAAAAAGTTAAATGTGGTAAAGGGGATGAATTAGGCTTATTTAATATCGCTGTTTATTGGAAGAGAAAATATCGGAACTCTGGACCAAAAGAACCTTGGTATATCTTGACGAATCTACCAACTCTCCAACAAACTTTATGCCTCTATAGATGTCGATGGGGAATTGAGCAATTCTTTAAGGATTGTAAAACTGGTGGTTATAATTTAGAGGATACTAAAGTAAATGAAACTCGCTTTTTAGCTTTAGTATTATTGATTGTCATTGCTTATAGTTTAGCCACTATGCACGGTCAACGGATGAAAAAATTAGGTATAGAGACTTATGCCGGACGTATTCAACAACATCAGGACAAGTACCCACGTCAAAGTGATTTTAGCTTTGCTCTCTACGGACAACTATGGATTTATGGTATGGAATTATGGGCTGATTTAGCTCTGAATTTAATCAATCTCAAGCCTCATAAACGCCTCTTTTTTCAACGGGGCTTTCAGGCTCTATCCCTTATGAAACAAGCTCTTTAG